From the genome of Populus alba chromosome 10, ASM523922v2, whole genome shotgun sequence, one region includes:
- the LOC118061606 gene encoding serine/threonine-protein kinase 52, whose translation MMDSKTSGNAGDVMAAKKPDNQEGGSNSNVKGIGGVSSKDMYFRADKIDLKSLDAQLEKHLSRVWSRDIEIQRPREEWEIDLSKLDIRHEVAHGTFGTVYRGTYDNQDVAVKLLDWGEDGMATAADTMAVRASFQQEVAVWHKLDHPNVTKFVGASMGTLNLKIPAKNPSDDNINLPARACCVVVEYLPGGTLKQYLIRNSRKKLAFKVVIQLALDLSRGLSYLHSKKIVHRDVKTENMLLDSHKTLKIADFGVARIEAQNPCDMTGETGTLGYMAPEVLDGKPYNRRCDVYSFGICLWEIYCCDMPYPDLSFADVSSAVVRQNLRPDIPRCCPSSLANVMRKCWDGNAEKRPEMDEVVKMLEGIDTSKGGGMIPEDQNSGCFCFNPVRGP comes from the exons ATGATGGATTCAAAAACAAGTGGTAATGCTGGAGATGTCATGGCTGCGAAGAAACCGGATAACCAAGAAGGTGGTTCCAATTCAAATGTGAAAGGTATAGGAGGTGTGAGTAGCAAAGATATGTATTTTCGAGCTGATAAAATCGATCTTAAAAGCTTGGATGCACAGCTTGAGAAGCACCTGAGCAGGGTTTGGTCGAGGGACATTGAAATCCAAAGGCCTAGAGAAGAGTGGGAAATTGATTTGTCTAAATTGGATATAAGGCATGAGGTAGCCCATGGGACTTTCGGGACCGTGTATCGTGGTACTTATGATAACCAAGATGTTGCTG TGAAACTGCTGGACTGGGGGGAGGATGGTATGGCCACAGCTGCAGATACCATGGCTGTCCGGGCATCATTTCAGCAAGAGGTTGCTGTTTGGCACAAGCTTGACCATCCTAACGTTACAAAA TTTGTTGGAGCATCAATGGGAACTCTCAACCTCAAGATTCCTGCCAAAAACCCATCTGATGATAACATCAATCTCCCTGCTAGGGCATGCTGTGTTGTTGTTGAGTATCTCCCTGGCGGTACACTAAAACAATACTTGATAAGAAATAGTCGAAAGAAACTTGCTTTTAAGGTTGTAATCCAACTTGCTTTGGATCTCTCTAGAGG TCTTAGCTATCTACATTCAAAGAAGATTGTACATCGTGATGTCAAGACTGAAAACATGTTACTAGATTCTCATAAAACTCTTAAAATTGCTGATTTTGGTGTTGCCCGTATTGAAGCTCAGAATCCATGTGACATGACCGGAGAAACTGGCACCCTTGGATACATGGCCCCTGAG GTTCTTGATGGCAAACCATATAACAGAAGATGTGATGTCTACAGCTTTGGCATTTGCTTATGGGAAATTTATTGTTGTGACATGCCTTACCCTGATCTTAGCTTCGCTGATGTCTCCTCTGCTGTTGTTCGACAG AATTTACGTCCAGATATTCCAAGATGTTGTCCAAGTTCTTTAGCAAATGTCATGAGAAAATGCTGGGATGGAAATGCGGAAAAACGTCCTGAAATGGATGAGGTGGTGAAAATGTTGGAAGGGATTGATACAAGCAAGGGAGGAGGGATGATACCTGAAGATCAGAATTCCGGCTGTTTCTGTTTTAACCCTGTTCGCGGTCCCTAA
- the LOC118061605 gene encoding homocysteine S-methyltransferase 3, with product MELGNVENSSTTLMTDFLKKCGGYAVVDGGLATELERHGADLNDPLWSAKCLISSPHLVRRVHLDYLDAGANIILSASYQATIQGFVAKGMSVEEAESLLRRSVEIACEAREIYYDKSTKGSWDYIESGNISRRPVLVAASVGSYGAYLADGSEYSGKYGDAVSLETLKDFHRRRLQVLLKSGADLIAFETIPNKLEAKAYAQLLEEEGINIPAWFSFNSKDGINVVSGDSILECASIADSCKQVVAVGINCTPPRFIHGLVLSIRKATSKPIVIYPNSGETYNAELKQWTKSSGVVDEDFVSYINKWREAGASLFGGCCRTTPNTIRAIGSVLSKNP from the exons ATGGAACTGGGAAATGTTGAAAATTCGTCGACGACGTTGATGACGGATTTCCTCAAAAAATGTGGTGGCTATGCTGTTGTTGACGGCGGCTTAGCCACTGAGCTCGAAAGACATGGTGCTGACCTTAATGACCCTCTCTGGAGTGCCAAATGCCTCATCAGTTCTCCTCACCTCGTTAGAAGG GTTCACCTAGATTATCTTGATGCTGGTGCAAATATCATACTATCAGCATCTTATCAG GCTACTATTCAGGGTTTTGTGGCTAAAGGCATGTCTGTAGAAGAAGCAGAATCATTGCTTAGGAGAAGTGTTGAAATTGCATGTGAGGCAAGGGAGATTTACTATGACAAAAGCACCAAAGGTTCTTGGGATTACATTGAAAGTGGAAATATCTCTAGACGTCCTGTTTTAGTTGCAGCTTCCGTTGGCAGCTATGGTGCTTATTTGGCTGATGGTTCCGAGTATAG TGGGAAATATGGTGATGCAGTTTCTCTAGAAACACTGAAGGATTTCCACAGGAGAAGGTTACAGGTTCTACTCAAATCAGGTGCTGACCTGATTGCATTTGAGACAATTCCAAACAAGCTTGAGGCAAAG GCTTATGCTCAGCTTCTAGAGGAGGAAGGGATAAATATTCCAGCATGGTTCTCATTCAATTCCAAGGATGGAATTAATGTGGTCAGTGGTGATTCTATACTGGAGTGTGCCTCTATTGCAGATTCATGCAAACAAGTTGTTGCTGTTGGAATCAACTGTACCCCTCCTAGATTCATCCATGGACTTGTTCTCTCCATCCGAAAG GCAACAAGTAAGCCAATAGTCATATATCCAAACAGCGGCGAGACATACAATGCTGAGCTTAAGCAGTGGACG AAATCAAGTGGAGTGGTAGATGAAGACTTCGTTTCATACATAAACAAGTGGCGTGAAGCGGGGGCTTCTCTATTTGGAGGATGCTGCAGGACTACCCCAAATACCATCAGAGCTATAGGCAGTGTGCTCTCCAAAAATCCTTAA
- the LOC118061607 gene encoding protein tesmin/TSO1-like CXC 2 — protein MDTPEKTQITTPLSKFEDSPVFNYINSLSPIKPVKSINIAQTFHSLSFASLPSVFTSPHVSSHKETRFLKRHNYSDLSKPEFSSGNGNEVCKDEGVVVDAAQLYHNSAELQENFDPGMSIGESSVEPPSEHLKFAIELPQTLTYGCGSPDSGCGTQTDMVSESAGKSLSLVPFANEASRKSSLEGQVHPAGLYEIESKKEATECDWESLISDAADLLIFNSPIDADGFKELFQKSPNPVVGFCTSFNEMHKTQIVNPFGSGEQNEMGDPSTQPGETIELTQMDPTQDNLSANEDPNKYMTSNASKAVSNLHRGMRRRCLDFEKVGSRRKNLDDGSSSSSVLVQLDEKTTPKNTQLVPVKPGGDSSRCILPGIGLHLNALAINSKDSRKIKLETFSSSITLPGSAASFNSRTTDQELDESLTLVSSERDNDLNENAVPLVEDLSQTSPKKKRRRLEGEPEACKRCNCKKSKCLKLYCECFAAGVYCIEPCACQDCFNKPIHEDTVLATRKQIESRNPLAFAPKVIRSSESAPEIRDESIQTPASARHKRGCNCKKSTCLKKYCECYQGGVGCSINCRCEGCKNVFGRKDDFPNSGAASMEMEDEPEDETEASVKNGVDKILQKTEIQNNDEQNPNSALPTTPLRFYRPQVQFSSKGKPPRSFLGVGSSCGLYTGQRNGKPNILRPQSKFEKQCQNVPDDEIPEILRENHSPSSGIKTSSPNSKRVSPPQNNFGSSSGPRSGRKLILQSIPSFPSLTPHH, from the exons ATGGATACCCCAGAGAAGACCCAGATCACCACTCCTCTTTCTAAATTCGAG GATTCTCCTGTTTTTAACTATATCAATAGTCTTTCTCCTATCAAGCCAGTGAAGTCCATTAACATTGCTCAAACGTTCCACTCGCTTAGTTTTGCATCCCTTCCATCCGTTTTCACTTCGCCCCATGTCAGCTCTCATAAGGAAACTAGGTTCCTTAAAAG GCATAACTACTCTGATCTCTCAAAACCTGAGTTTTCTTCTGGAAATGGGAACGAGGTCTGTAAAGATGAAGGGGTAGTTGTAGATGCGGCTCAGCTGTATCATAACTCGGCTGAGTTACAGGAGAATTTTGATCCTGGGATGTCCATTGGAGAGTCTTCAGTTGAACCTCCCAGTGAACATTTGAAGTTCGCAATTGAACTGCCACAAACGTTAACATATGGTTGTGGAAGCCCTGACAGTGGTTGTGGTACTCAGACAGATATGGTGTCTGAATCGGCTGGCAAATCATTGTCACTTGTTCCATTTGCTAACGAGGCTTCTCGTAAAAGTTCCCTTGAAGGTCAAGTGCATCCAGCAGGGTTATACGAGATTGAGAGTAAAAAAGAGGCTACAGAATGTGACTGGGAAAGTTTGATATCAGATGCCGCTGatctgttaatttttaattctccCATTGATGCAGATGGTTTCAAGGAACTTTTTCAGAAATCACCAAACCCTGTTGTAGGATTTTGCACCTCTTTTAATGAGATGCACAAAACGCAAATAGTCAATCCCTTTGGTTCTGGTGAACAAAATGAGATGGGAGACCCTTCCACTCAACCTGGGGAAACCATTGAGCTGACACAAATGGACCCGACACAGGACAATCTTTCTGCTAACGAGGATCCAAACAAATACATGACTAGTAATGCTTCTAAG GCTGTTTCTAATTTGCATCGTGGCATGCGAAGGCGCTGTCTCGACTTTGAGAAGGTTGGAAGCCGTAGGAAGAACTTAGATGATGGCTCAAGCTCTAGTTCAGTGTTAGTGCAGTTGGATGAGAAAACTACCCCTAAAAATACACAATTGGTGCCTGTTAAGCCCGGTGGTGATTCTTCAAGGTGCATTTTACCTGGAATTGGTTTGCACTTAAATGCTCTGGCAATAAATTCCAAGGATAGCAGAAAAATCAAGCTTGAAACTTTCTCTTCTTCCATTACTTTGCCTGGTTCTGCTGCCTCTTTTAACTCCCGAACAACTGATCAAGAACTTGATGAATCATTGACCTTAGTGTCTTCTGAAAGAGACAATGACCTCAATGAAAATGCTGTCCCGCTTGTGGAAGATTTGAGCCAGACTAGCCCAAAAAAGAAGAG GCGTAGGTTGGAAGGAGAACCTGAGGCCTGCAAGCGTTGCAACTGTAAAAAATCAAAGTGTTTGAAACT TTATTGTGAATGTTTTGCTGCTGGTGTCTACTGCATCGAGCCGTGCGCCTGTCAAGATTGCTTCAACAAGCCTATTCATGAAGATACTGTTCTTGCAACTCGCAAACAGATCGAGTCTCGCAACCCACTTGCATTTGCTCCCAAAGTGATTAGGAGCTCTGAATCTGCACCTGAAATTAGG GATGAGTCCATCCAAACGCCTGCTTCTGCCCGGCATAAAAGAGGATGCAACTGCAAGAAATCAACTTGCTTAAAAAAATACTGTGAATGCTATCAG GGTGGTGTTGGGTGTTCCATTAACTGCAGATGTGAAGGATGCAAGAATGTATTTGGAAGAAAGGATG ACTTCCCGAATTCAGGAGCTGCTTCAATGGAAATGGAAGATGAACCAGAAGATGAAACAGAAGCAAGTGTGAAGAATGGGGTTGATAAAATATTACAGAAAACTGAAATCCAGAATAATGATGAGCAGAATCCAAATTCTGCTCTTCCCACAACGCCATTACGGTTTTACAG ACCACAGGTTCAGTTTTCTTCCAAGGGCAAACCACCAAGATCCTTTCTTGGCGTTGGATCATCTTGTGGATTATATACTGGCCAAAGAAATGGAAAACCAAATATTCTTAGACCTCAATCAAAGTTTGAGAAACAATGCCAGAATGTCCCGGATGATGAAATTCCTGAGATCCTTCGAGAAAACCACTCTCCAAGCTCTGGCATTAAGACTTCTTCTCCCAACAGCAAGAGAGTCTCTCCTCCTCAAAATAACTTTGGATCATCCTCCGGTCCTCGAAGTGGTCGGAAGTTGATACTGCAATCCATACCCTCATTTCCTTCTCTCACTCCCCACCATTGA
- the LOC118061608 gene encoding protein NETWORKED 1A — MATLLHSESRRLYSWWWDSHISPKNSKWLQENLTDMDAKVKAMIKLIEEDADSFARRAEMYYKKRPELMKLVEEFYRAYRALAERYDHATVELRQAHRTMAEAFPNQVSYAPGDDSPSGSFGPDGEPHTPEMSHPICAFLESDGLHRDSFGLSMERNGGYPEESDSGINKKGLKQLDELFMSREAASRVSKVADGKMKKGLKVHEAAETEVQILKKALSEIQTEKEAALLQYQQSLQKLSSLEREIKDVGGLDERASRAEIEIKILKETLAKLEAERDAGLLQYNKCLERISALENVISQTEEDSKGLNARAIKAEIEAQHLKQELAALEAEKEAGLLQYNQCLQLLSSLQKKIFIAEENSRMLNELTERAETEAKALEKAVAKLKEEKEAAELQYELCLEKIAMMESEIFNAQEDVNRLNSEILTGAAKLKTVEEQCFLLERSNHSLQSEAENLAQKIATKDQELSEKENELEKLQASLQDEQSRFILVEATLQTLQKLHSQSQEEQKTLAFELRNRLQILNDLEISNHDLQENLQQVKEENQSLNELNSNSVISITNLKNEIFSLKEMKEKLEEDVSLQVAQSNSLQQEIYRLKQEIECSNTRYWALMEQVDLLGLSPECLGSSVKNLQDENSKLKEVCRKDSEEKEVLQEKLRAMDKLMEKNVALESSLSDLNRMLEGSREKVKELQESSQFLQGEKSSLVAEKSILLSQLQIMIENVQKLLEKNALLENSLSGANIELEGLRTRSRSLEELCQTLKNEKSNLQDERSSLVLQLKNVEERLGNLERRFTRLEEKYTGLEKEKDSTLCQVKDLWGFLGVEKQERSCYIQSSESRLEELENQVHQLKEKSSLSKKDFEEELDKAVNAQVEIFILQKFIKDLEEKNLSLLIECQKHVEASKFSNKLISELETENLEQQVEVEFLLDEIEKLRMGVRQVLRALQFDPVNENEDGSLAHILDNIEDLKSLFLVKEDEKQQLVVENSVLLTLLKQLRLDCVELESEESMLQQELKIMAEQHTMLETSNHELLEINRQLRLEVNKGEQQEEELKAQLETQLVNLTSLQGSYQQLKEENLKALGENRSLLQKVLDLKEETRVLEDENSSILQEAVAVSNISSVFESFATQKIKELEALSEDISSLNVINRDLKQKVELLGYKLQTKEAESLHLNKRIENLQQELQEEKDLTDQLNCQILIETDFLQEKEKELFLAEQNIKATNNLNAEFCTTIEELKRQCEESKIARDIIEKRVLELSQVCTEQKIEIECLHEAKDNMESEMATLHKEIEERQTREDNLSLELQGRSNESELWEAEASSFYFDLQISSIHEVLLQNKVHELTAVCGTLEVENATKDIEIEKMKERFGILESEIQRMKAHLSAYVPVINSLRENLEYLEHNALLRTSRGQTGVETTSQLHEKSPEELINDESTAETDGIADLLKMKSRIKVVGEAVIKEMDRLAAEKAVVKEMDKLKMPQMGNTEKPLIKGAERLQLRCWSATEKDVRKEKVELANEPADASKPQNKKPEVSEARNGILMKDIPLDQVSECSLYRSKREHPRKDDQMLELWESAERDYLDPMSDKQNQEAASLENATARRQFRSSKRKSQDRSLELQIEKEVGVDKLEVSTGITTESNQEGNGGKILERLASDSQKLISLQTTVQDLKKKMESRKRSKRANDLEFERVKRQLQEVEEAVQQLVDADDQLTKDAEESPSYLEGNTTVEVEENDSMRRKRVAEQARKRSEKIGRLQFEVQSIQSILLKLEDGKKSKSKRRFSGSRTGILLRDFIYSSGRRSSRRQRKGCFCGCARPSTEED, encoded by the exons ATGGCAACACTATTACATTCTGAGTCCAGACGATTATATTCTTGGTGGTGGGACAGCCACATTAGTCCAAAGAATTCAAAATGGCTTCAAGAAAATCTCACAG ATATGGATGCCAAAGTCAAAGCAATGATCAAGCTCATTGAAGAAGATGCCGATTCTTTTGCAAGGAGGGCAGAAATGTACTATAAGAAGCGTCCTGAACTGATGAAATTGGTGGAGGAATTCTACAGAGCTTACCGTGCATTAGCCGAGAGATATGATCATGCAACTGTGGAGCTCCGCCAGGCTCATCGAACCATGGCTGAAGCATTTCCCAACCAAGTATCTTATGCACCGGGTGATGACTCACCCTCAGGCTCTTTTGGCCCTGATGGTGAGCCGCACACCCCAGAAATGTCACATCCTATCTGTGCATTTCTTGAGTCAGATGGTTTGCATAGGGATTCATTTGGACTCTCTATGGAAAGGAATGGGGGGTATCCTGAAGAATCAGACTCTGgaataaacaaaaaaggttTAAAGCAGCTCGATGAGTTGTTTATGTCACGAGAAGCGGCTTCTCGAGTTTCAAAAGTCGCAgatggaaaaatgaaaaaaggccTGAAGGTTCATGAAGCAGCAGAAACTGAAGTTCAAATCTTAAAGAAAGCTCTTTCAGAGATTCAAACTGAGAAGGAAGCTGCTCTTCTTCAATACCAGCAGAGCTTGCAGAAGCTATCCAGCTTGGAAAGAGAAATCAAGGATGTCGGAGGTCTTGATGAAAGAGCAAGCAGAGCAGAAATTGAAATTAAGATCCTGAAGGAAACTCTTGCTAAATTAGAAGCCGAAAGGGATGCTGGTCTTCTTcagtacaataaatgcttggaAAGGATATCTGCTTTAGAGAATGTGATCTCTCAAACGGAAGAGGATTCAAAAGGACTCAATGCACGAGCTATCAAAGCTGAAATAGAAGCTCAACATCTCAAGCAAGAACTTGCCGCATTAGAGGCTGAAAAGGAAGCTGGTCTTCTTCAGTACAACCAATGTCTTCAACTGTTATCCAGTTTGCAGAAGAAAATCTTTATTGCTGAGGAAAATTCTAGAATGCTTAACGAGCTAACCGAAAGAGCAGAAACTGAAGCTAAAGCATTGGAGAAGGCCGTCGCTAAATTGAAGGAAGAGAAAGAAGCTGCAGAACTTCAGTATGAGCTGTGCTTGGAGAAAATAGCTATGATGGAGAGTGAAATTTTTAATGCTCAAGAGGATGTCAATCGATTAAACAGCGAAATTCTGACGGGGGCAGCAAAATTGAAAACTGTAGAAGAACAATGTTTCCTGTTAGAGAGATCAAATCATTCTCTGCAGTCAGAGGCAGAGAATTTGGCACAGAAGATAGCAACAAAGGATCAAGAACTTTCAGAGAAGGAAAATGAGTTGGAGAAACTTCAGGCTTCGCTGCAAGATGAACAATCACGTTTTATTCTAGTTGAAGCTACTCTGCAGACCTTGCAGAAATTGCACTCTCAATCTCAAGAGGAGCAGAAAACTTTGGCATTTGAGCTTCGAAATCGTCTCCAAATCTTGAATGATTTGGAGATATCCAACCATGATCTGCAGGAGAACCTCCAGCAGGTTAAGGAAGAGAACCAGAGCCTCAATGAACTGAACAGCAATTCCGTTATTTCaataacaaatttgaaaaatgaaatttttagcttgaaggaaatgaaagagaaaCTTGAAGAGGATGTTTCCCTACAAGTGGCTCAGAGCAATTCCCTACAGCAAGAGATTTACCGTTTGAAGCAGGAAATTGAGTGTTCGAACACAAGATATTGGGCCTTAATGGAGCAAGTGGATTTGTTAGGTTTAAGTCCAGAGTGCCTTGGTTCATCTGTGAAGAACTTGCAAGATGAAAACTCGAAGCTAAAAGAGGTCTGCAGAAAGGACtcagaagaaaaggaagttcTCCAAGAAAAGTTGAGGGCAATGGATAAACTTATGGAGAAGAATGTGGCATTGGAAAGTTCCCTCTCAGATTTAAATCGCATGCTGGAAGGGTCAAGAGAGAAGGTTAAAGAGTTGCAGGAGTCCTCCCAGTTTCTTCAAGGAGAAAAATCCAGTCTTGTTGCTGAAAAATCCATCCTGCTTTCTCAGTTACAGATTATGATTGAGAATGTGCAGAAGCTCTTGGAGAAAAATGCCTTGCTGGAGAATTCTCTCTCTGGTGCAAATATTGAGCTCGAAGGTCTGAGGACAAGGTCAAGAAGCTTAGAAGAACTCTGCCAGACGCTAAAAAATGAGAAATCCAATCTTCAAGATGAAAGAAGCTCCCTGGTCTTGCAGCTGAAAAATGTTGAAGAGAGACTGGGAAACTTAGAAAGGAGGTTTACAAGATTAGAAGAAAAATACACTGGTCTGGAGAAGGAGAAAGATTCCACACTTTGTCAAGTAAAGGACCTGTGGGGTTTTCTTGGTGTAGAAAAACAAGAGCGTTCATGTTATATACAGTCAAGTGAATCTCGACTGGAAGAGCTGGAAAACCAGGTCCatcaactaaaagaaaaaagtagttTGAGTAAGAAAGATTTCGAAGAAGAACTAGATAAAGCTGTAAATGCTCAGGTTGAGATCTTCATCTTGCAAAAGTTTATTAAAGATttagaagagaagaatttatctttattgattGAGTGTCAGAAACATGTAGAAGCATCCAAATTCTCAAATAAACTTATATCAGAGTTAGAGACCGAGAATCTTGAGCAGCAGGTTGAAGTAGAATTCTTGTTAGATGAAATTGAGAAGCTTAGAATGGGCGTTCGTCAGGTTTTGAGAGCTCTTCAATTTGATCCGGTTAATGAGAATGAAGATGGGAGTCTTGCACATATTTTGGACAATATCGAGGACCTAAAAAGTTTGTTCCTTGTAAAGGAGGATGAGAAACAGCAATTGGTGGTTGAGAATTCGGTGCTGTTAACTTTACTCAAACAACTGAGATTAGATTGTGTTGAGCTCGAGTCAGAGGAAAGCATGCTTCAGCAGGAGTTAAAGATAATGGCAGAGCAACATACTATGCTGGAAACAAGTAACCACGAACTGCTAGAGATCAACAGGCAATTGAGATTGGAAGTGAACAAGGGAGAGCAGCAGGAGGAAGAATTGAAAGCTCAACTTGAAACCCAGCTTGTGAATCTGACAAGTTTGCAGGGTTCTTACCAgcaattgaaagaagaaaatttgaagGCTCTTGGAGAAAACAGATCTTTGCTTCAAAAAGTTTTGGACCTCAAAGAGGAAACGCGTGTACTTGAAGACGAAAACAGTAGCATTCTCCAGGAAGCTGTAGCTGTCAGTAACATCTCATCGGTGTTTGAGAGCTTTGCAACACAGAAAATCAAGGAACTTGAAGCCCTTTCTGAAGATATCAGCTCTCTAAATGTGATTAACAGAGATCTCAAGCAGAAGGTTGAACTGTTGGGGTATAAACTGCAAACAAAAGAGGCTGAAAGTCTACATCTTaacaaaagaattgaaaatttgCAGCAGGAGCTACAGGAAGAAAAAGATTTAACAGATCAATTaaactgtcaaattttaattgaaacagATTTTcttcaagagaaagaaaaggagcttTTCCTTGCGGAACAGAATATCAAGGCTACAAACAACTTAAATGCAGAATTTTGCACCACTATCGAGGAGCTGAAGAGGCAATGTGAAGAATCTAAAATTGCAAGGGATATCATAGAGAAGCGGGTTCTTGAACTGTCGCAGGTATGCACAGAACAGAAAATAGAAATTGAATGCCTTCATGAAGCAAAAGATAATATGGAGTCAGAAATGGCTACGTTACACAAGGAAATCGAGGAAAGACAGACCAGGGAAGATAACTTGAGTTTGGAGCTGCAAGGGAGAAGCAATGAGTCTGAACTCTGGGAAGCTGAGGCTTCATCATTCTactttgatcttcaaatatctTCCATCCATGAAGTTCTGCTCCAAAACAAGGTTCATGAGCTGACTGCAGTTTGTGGGACTCTCGAAGTAGAAAATGCCACAAAAGATATCGAGattgaaaaaatgaaagaaaggttTGGCATCCTGGAAAGtgaaattcaaagaatgaaGGCTCATTTGTCTGCATATGTTCCAGTCATAAATTCGCTGAGAGAGAATTTAGAATACCTTGAGCACAATGCGCTTCTACGGACAAGTCGAGGACAAACG GGAGTAGAAACGACTAGTCAACTTCATGAAAAGAGCCCTGAAGAACTCATAAATGATGAAAGCACTGCAGAAACAGATGGAATTGCAGATTTGCTGAAGATGAAGTCTAGAATTAAAGTAGTTGGGGAGGCTGTGATTAAAGAAATGGATAGGCTTGCAGCTGAAAAGGCAGTGGTGAAGGAAATGGATAAGCTTAAAATGCCACAAATGGGAAACACTGAGAAACCCTTAATAAAAGGCGCTGAACGGTTACAGTTGAGATGTTGGTCAGCTACAGAAAAGGATGTCAGGAAGGAAAAAGTGGAGCTTGCAAATGAGCCCGCTGATGCATCTAAGCCACAGAACAAAAAACCTGAAGTTTCTGAAGCGAGGAATGGGATTTTGATGAAAGATATTCCTCTTGATCAGGTCTCAGAATGTTCATTATATAGAAGCAAGAGAGAGCATCCTAGGAAAGATGATCAGATGCTTGAATTATGGGAATCTGCTGAGAGAGACTACCTTGATCCGATGTCTGACAAACAAAACCAGGAAGCTGCCTCACTGGAGAATGCCACTGCACGTCGTCAATTCAGAAGTTCCAAACGAAAGAGTCAGGATCGCTCTTTGGAATTGCAGATTGAGAAGGAGGTGGGCGTTGACAAGCTGGAGGTATCAACTGGAATCACTACAGAATCCAATCAAGAAGGAAACGGAGGAAAGATCTTGGAGAGACTTGCTTCCGATTCTCAGAAATTAATTTCTCTTCAAACAACAGTGcaagatttgaaaaagaaaatggagtCGAGGAAGAGAAGCAAGAGAGCCAATGatcttgaatttgaaagagTGAAAAGACAGCTACAAGAAGTTGAGGAGGCTGTTCAGCAGTTGGTTGATGCCGATGACCAGCTAACAAAGGATGCTGAAGAGAGTCCCTCGTATTTGGAGGGAAATACTACAGTAGAGGTGGAAGAGAATGACTCCATGCGCAGAAAAAGAGTGGCAGAACAAGCACGGAAAAGGTCTGAAAAGATTGGAAGGTTGCAGTTTGAGGTGCAGAGTATCCAGAGCATTCTGCTAAAACTGGAGGAtggaaagaaaagcaaaagcaagCGCAGATTCTCTGGAAGTAGAACAGGCATCCTCTTGAGGGACTTCATATACAGCAGTGGCAGGAGAAGCAGCAGAAGGCAGAGGAAGGGTTGCTTTTGTGGGTGTGCAAGACCTTCAACTGAAGAAGACTGA